In Mycoplasmopsis fermentans PG18, one genomic interval encodes:
- a CDS encoding ABC transporter ATP-binding protein, translating into MSQNAIEFKNVTMSFKNFKALDNVTFSIKKGEFHGFIGANGAGKTTSFRSLLYFYPEVQGEILIDGINFKNKKSRIKIGYVPEVATFPKSLNIYDYLVALAELNGLKNDEAKKRIEELLIELDVNKKIWKKIGKNLSSGQQKKVILVQALIHNPEILILDEPAANLDPKVRNELYFNLSKLHKQGKTIFVSSHILSELEQYIDSLTVLDKGKVLYSGDLEILKNSNFEVFIKTEQINETIKALEKAKLVSSNKEYQCRETGIAVDLPFNKITNITKALISSNIDFENIGKNIQTLNEKFFKVEKAE; encoded by the coding sequence ATGTCACAAAACGCAATTGAATTTAAAAATGTTACAATGAGTTTTAAAAATTTTAAAGCTTTAGACAATGTGACATTTTCAATCAAAAAAGGTGAATTTCATGGATTTATTGGAGCAAATGGAGCAGGTAAAACTACAAGTTTCCGTTCATTATTGTATTTTTATCCAGAAGTCCAAGGTGAAATTTTAATAGATGGAATTAACTTTAAAAACAAAAAAAGTAGAATCAAAATTGGTTATGTTCCTGAAGTAGCAACATTTCCTAAAAGTCTGAATATTTATGATTACTTAGTTGCTTTAGCTGAATTAAATGGACTTAAAAATGACGAAGCTAAAAAAAGAATTGAAGAATTATTAATCGAGTTAGATGTTAACAAAAAAATATGAAAAAAGATAGGTAAAAATTTATCTTCAGGTCAACAAAAGAAAGTTATTTTAGTCCAAGCTTTAATTCATAATCCAGAAATATTGATCTTAGATGAGCCTGCAGCAAACTTAGATCCAAAAGTTAGAAATGAACTTTATTTTAACTTAAGCAAACTTCACAAACAAGGCAAAACCATTTTTGTTTCTTCTCATATTTTAAGTGAGCTAGAACAATATATTGATAGTCTAACTGTTTTAGATAAAGGTAAAGTTTTATATTCTGGTGACTTAGAAATTTTAAAAAATTCAAACTTTGAAGTATTTATTAAAACTGAACAAATTAATGAAACTATTAAAGCCTTAGAAAAAGCAAAACTAGTTTCATCAAACAAAGAATATCAATGTCGAGAAACGGGTATTGCTGTTGATTTACCTTTCAATAAAATCACAAACATAACAAAAGCATTAATTAGTAGTAATATCGATTTTGAAAACATTGGAAAAAATATTCAAACCTTAAACGAAAAGTTTTTCAAAGTTGAAAAAGCAGAATAA